A single window of Achromobacter xylosoxidans DNA harbors:
- a CDS encoding Gfo/Idh/MocA family protein encodes MTANPVTDRKVRFALVGCGRISKNHIGAIAQHSDRAELVDVCDTNPAALKAAAEATGARPFASLTELLAHTTADAVILATPSGLHPWQAIEVAQSGRHVVSEKPMATRWEDAKRMVKACDDANVRLFVVKQNRRNATLQLLKKAIDSGRFGRIYMVTVNVFWTRPQDYYDAARWRGKWEWDGGAFMNQASHYVDLLDWLVGPVESVYAYTATLARRIEAEDTGVAAIRWRHGAMGSINVTMLTYPQNLEGSITILGEKGTVRVGGVAVNRIDEWKFADEHPDDAKIREANYETTSVYGFGHPLYYDNVIRVLRGECEPETDGREGLQSLALLTAIYRSARDGLRVPLPLD; translated from the coding sequence ATGACCGCTAATCCAGTTACCGACCGCAAGGTTCGTTTCGCCCTGGTAGGGTGTGGGCGTATTTCCAAGAACCACATCGGAGCCATTGCTCAGCACAGCGACCGTGCGGAGCTGGTGGATGTCTGTGACACCAATCCCGCCGCGCTGAAAGCCGCCGCGGAAGCCACCGGTGCGCGTCCCTTTGCCTCACTGACCGAATTGCTGGCCCATACTACGGCGGACGCGGTCATTCTGGCCACGCCATCGGGTCTACACCCCTGGCAGGCCATTGAAGTCGCGCAATCCGGCCGCCATGTGGTCAGCGAAAAACCCATGGCCACCCGCTGGGAAGATGCCAAGCGCATGGTGAAGGCGTGCGACGACGCAAACGTGCGCCTGTTCGTCGTCAAGCAGAACCGCCGCAACGCAACGCTGCAGCTGCTCAAGAAGGCCATCGACAGCGGCCGCTTCGGCCGTATCTATATGGTGACGGTCAACGTTTTCTGGACCCGTCCCCAAGACTATTACGATGCCGCCCGCTGGCGCGGCAAGTGGGAGTGGGATGGCGGCGCCTTCATGAACCAGGCGAGCCATTACGTCGACCTGCTCGATTGGCTGGTGGGTCCCGTGGAAAGCGTGTACGCCTACACCGCCACGCTGGCTCGCCGCATCGAAGCCGAAGACACCGGCGTGGCCGCGATCCGCTGGCGCCATGGCGCCATGGGCTCGATCAACGTCACCATGCTGACCTACCCGCAGAACCTGGAAGGCTCCATCACCATCCTGGGCGAAAAGGGCACCGTGCGCGTGGGCGGGGTCGCCGTCAACCGCATCGACGAATGGAAATTCGCCGACGAGCATCCCGACGACGCCAAGATCCGTGAAGCCAACTACGAGACCACGTCGGTCTACGGCTTTGGCCATCCGCTCTATTACGACAACGTCATCCGCGTGCTGCGTGGTGAATGCGAACCCGAGACCGACGGACGCGAAGGCCTGCAGTCGCTGGCCCTGCTGACCGCCATCTACCGCTCCGCGCGCGACGGCCTGCGCGTACCGCTGCCGCTGGACTGA
- the waaC gene encoding lipopolysaccharide heptosyltransferase I: MPTRILIVRTSSLGDLVHMLPAISDIARHVPDAEIDWIAEEAFAEIPAWHPAVNEVIKVAHRRWRKAWWSSQVRAERQALKERLRSKRYDIVLDMQALLKSAWLVRQAQGVRHGLDWRSAREPLASLFYNVRHRVEFWQPAVIRQRKLASLTFGYQYGGQPDFGLQAFSRASGQGRDNADAVHEISSEGLDATELPRLHHLDTDRGYAVIMPSASRDDKLWPEDDWRAVFRRLRDAGCALKLLAGNEQEAERARLLVAGMEDVEVMPRMDLTSVARLLAGSRLMVGLDSGLTHLSAALGRPTIGIYRASTPVRTPLVGSNYTASLGDRGASPSREAVMASVEQALAAH; this comes from the coding sequence ATGCCAACTCGCATTCTCATTGTCCGTACGTCGTCATTAGGCGATCTGGTGCACATGCTGCCCGCCATTTCCGACATCGCCCGCCACGTGCCGGACGCTGAAATCGACTGGATCGCCGAAGAAGCCTTCGCTGAAATCCCCGCGTGGCACCCCGCTGTCAACGAGGTCATCAAGGTGGCCCACCGACGGTGGCGCAAGGCCTGGTGGTCGAGCCAGGTGCGGGCCGAACGCCAGGCGCTGAAAGAGCGCCTGCGCTCGAAGCGGTACGACATCGTGCTGGATATGCAGGCTTTGCTGAAATCCGCCTGGCTGGTGCGCCAGGCGCAAGGCGTGCGCCATGGCCTGGATTGGCGTTCCGCGCGGGAACCGCTGGCATCGCTGTTCTACAACGTCCGCCATCGGGTGGAGTTCTGGCAGCCCGCGGTCATTCGTCAGCGCAAACTGGCGTCGCTGACCTTTGGATACCAATATGGTGGTCAACCCGATTTCGGGCTGCAGGCGTTTTCCCGCGCGTCCGGCCAGGGGCGCGACAACGCCGACGCCGTCCACGAAATCTCCAGCGAAGGCCTGGATGCGACGGAATTGCCACGCCTGCACCATCTGGATACCGACCGCGGCTACGCGGTGATCATGCCGTCGGCCAGCCGCGACGACAAACTGTGGCCCGAGGATGATTGGCGCGCCGTCTTCCGCCGGCTGCGCGACGCCGGCTGTGCGCTCAAGTTGCTGGCGGGCAACGAGCAGGAGGCCGAGCGCGCGCGTCTGCTGGTGGCTGGCATGGAAGACGTCGAGGTGATGCCACGCATGGACCTGACGTCGGTGGCCCGGCTGCTGGCCGGTTCACGCCTGATGGTCGGGCTGGACAGCGGACTGACACACTTGTCGGCCGCGCTTGGGCGCCCCACTATCGGCATCTACCGGGCTTCCACGCCGGTGCGCACGCCGTTGGTCGGCTCGAACTACACGGCCAGCCTGGGCGACCGCGGCGCGTCGCCATCGCGCGAGGCCGTGATGGCATCGGTCGAGCAGGCGCTGGCTGCTCACTGA
- a CDS encoding acyltransferase, producing MSIHSTAIVDDGAQIGAGTRVWHWVHVSGGAVIGEACSLGQNVYVGNRVKIGNRVKIQNNVSVYDNVTLEDDVFCGPSMVFTNVYNPRAAIERKNEYRDTVVRQGATLGANCTIVCGSTVGRYAFVGAGAVVNRDVPDFALVVGVPARQIGWMSRHGEQLDLPLTGSGQTTCPATGDQYVLKDGVCQLV from the coding sequence ATGAGCATCCATTCCACCGCTATCGTCGACGACGGCGCGCAGATCGGCGCCGGCACCCGCGTCTGGCACTGGGTCCACGTTTCGGGCGGCGCCGTCATCGGCGAGGCCTGTTCGCTGGGCCAGAACGTCTACGTCGGCAATCGCGTCAAGATCGGCAATCGCGTCAAGATCCAGAACAACGTCTCCGTCTACGACAACGTGACGCTCGAGGATGACGTGTTCTGCGGCCCCAGCATGGTGTTCACCAATGTGTACAACCCGCGCGCGGCCATCGAACGCAAGAATGAATACCGCGATACGGTCGTGCGCCAGGGCGCCACGCTGGGCGCCAACTGCACCATCGTGTGCGGCTCGACCGTGGGCCGCTACGCCTTTGTCGGCGCCGGCGCCGTGGTCAACCGCGACGTGCCCGATTTCGCCCTGGTGGTAGGCGTGCCCGCCCGCCAGATCGGCTGGATGAGCCGCCATGGCGAACAGCTGGACCTGCCGCTGACCGGCAGCGGGCAGACCACCTGCCCGGCAAC
- a CDS encoding 3-deoxy-D-manno-octulosonic acid transferase: protein MNRAVYTLGLRALAPLVWLWMARRAKRAGGEWEIFSPERFGKIRSARAADAPVWVHAVSLGETRAAQPLLQALLDRGLPVLLTHITATGRAEGARLFADAIARGQLRQAWLPYDFPGATRRFMAATAPRCGILVEREIWPNLLAAARRAAVPMALVSARFSASSLRQSGRMGGVMREALAGLDMVLAQTAADAGRLARAGVSRPRVSGNLKFDLSLPEAQVRAGQAWRASLGRPVIALASTREGEDAPFIDALKHRAGLPGGPLFLLIPRHPQRFDAAAALLEQAGVAYVRRSSGQVPGPDTVVVLGDSLGEMAFHYAAADVAVVAGSFAPLGGQNLIEACAAGVPVIVGPHTFNFEQAASDAIEAGAAQRQPDPDQAVAAALALLEDPAARQAASQAARAWFASHSGATARTMDALAPWLG, encoded by the coding sequence ATGAACCGGGCCGTCTATACCCTGGGGTTGCGGGCGCTCGCGCCCCTGGTCTGGCTATGGATGGCCCGCCGCGCCAAACGCGCGGGAGGCGAATGGGAAATCTTCTCGCCAGAGCGGTTCGGCAAGATCCGGTCGGCCCGCGCCGCCGATGCGCCGGTCTGGGTGCATGCCGTCAGCCTGGGCGAGACGCGCGCCGCGCAGCCGTTGCTGCAAGCGCTGCTGGACCGCGGCCTGCCAGTGCTGCTGACTCATATCACCGCAACCGGCCGGGCCGAAGGTGCGCGTCTGTTCGCGGATGCGATCGCCCGGGGCCAATTGCGACAGGCCTGGCTGCCCTATGATTTTCCGGGCGCGACGCGGCGTTTCATGGCCGCCACGGCGCCCCGTTGCGGCATTCTCGTGGAACGCGAAATCTGGCCCAACCTTTTGGCCGCGGCGCGGCGCGCGGCGGTACCGATGGCGTTGGTCAGCGCCCGCTTTTCGGCGTCTTCGCTACGTCAGTCCGGCCGGATGGGCGGCGTCATGCGCGAGGCATTGGCGGGCCTGGACATGGTGCTGGCGCAGACCGCGGCGGACGCCGGGCGGCTGGCCCGGGCCGGCGTGTCCCGCCCTCGCGTATCCGGCAACCTGAAGTTCGATCTGTCGCTGCCTGAGGCGCAAGTGCGGGCGGGGCAGGCCTGGCGGGCCAGCCTGGGCCGGCCGGTGATCGCCCTGGCCAGCACCCGCGAAGGCGAGGATGCACCCTTCATCGATGCGCTCAAGCATCGCGCCGGCCTGCCCGGTGGACCGCTGTTCCTGCTGATTCCGCGCCACCCGCAGCGGTTCGATGCCGCGGCGGCGCTGCTGGAGCAGGCCGGCGTGGCTTATGTCAGGCGGTCGTCCGGACAGGTGCCTGGACCGGACACGGTCGTGGTATTGGGGGACTCCCTTGGGGAAATGGCATTCCATTACGCCGCGGCCGACGTGGCCGTGGTCGCCGGCAGTTTTGCGCCGTTGGGCGGGCAGAACCTGATCGAGGCCTGCGCCGCCGGCGTGCCGGTGATCGTGGGACCGCACACTTTCAATTTCGAGCAGGCCGCCAGCGATGCCATCGAGGCTGGTGCCGCGCAGCGCCAGCCGGACCCCGACCAGGCCGTGGCGGCGGCGCTGGCGCTGCTGGAGGACCCCGCCGCGCGGCAGGCTGCCAGTCAGGCGGCGCGGGCATGGTTCGCCAGCCATTCGGGCGCCACGGCGCGGACCATGGACGCATTGGCGCCCTGGCTGGGTTGA